CGCTGCCGCCGGGCGCGCCTGCCGGCATGTCCAACGCACACGTGGGCAACTGGCGGCTGTCCATGGATGTGTCGCAGACGCGCGTGGAGCTGGGCCAGCCCGTCACGGTGAAGGTCATCCTGGAGGGCGTGGGCAACGTGAAGAACGTCACGCCGCCGAAGCTCACCGGCCCGGCCGCGCTCAAGATCTACGACCCCACCACCACCGACAAGGTGGCGCCGCAGCGCAACCGCGTGCAGGGCCGCCGCGTGGTGGAGTACCTGGTGATGCCGCAGCGCACGGGCACCTTCACGCTGCCCGCGCTGGAGTTCCCCTACTTCGACCCGCGCCTGGAGTCCTACGAGGTGGCGCGCACCGACCCGGTGACGATTACGGTGGAGGCAGGGGCGGGGGGCGTGTCGGCGCTGCCCGCGTCTCCGTCGCAGGTGGCGGACGCGGCCAACGAGCAGAAGAACGTGCTCACCGCGGGCGGGCTGCGCCCGGTGCGCTACCAGGCGCGCTTCGTGGCGCCGTCCGAGCCCCCGTGGCGGCGGGCCTTCTTCGTGCCGGCGGTGCTGGCGCCGGTGGGCCTGTTGCTGGGCCTTGCCCTCATCGGAGGGGTGCGCGGGCGGCTGGCCACCCGCACGGAGGCGGACCGCGGCCGGCAGCAGGCGAAGGCCGCGCGGCGCCGGCTGGCGGAGGCGGAGAAGCTCCAGGGCGGAGCCAACGTGGGGGCCTTCTACGGCGAGGTGGAGAAGGCGCTGCACGGCTTCCTGGAGGCGCGCCTGGGCATGCCGGTGGGCGGCCTCACCCGCGAGGTGCTCGCCGAGCGGCTGACCCATGCCGGCGCGGACGCGGAGCGGCGCTCGCGGGTGCTCTTCGTGCTGGAGGCGTGTGACATCGGCCGCTACGGCGGAGGCGGCAACCCCGCCGAGCGCCAGAAGGTGATGGACGCG
The window above is part of the Pyxidicoccus xibeiensis genome. Proteins encoded here:
- a CDS encoding BatD family protein, whose protein sequence is MRRTGSARGVVLAVLALLATMPAWANDDIDFYQTADRTEVGSDDTFRLTVVVVDPPSDAQVKLPESEDFEVLSSSRGSQRSISLSGGGPAVIQDVTRYVLVMRATRAGRLKIPPAELTARGKTYRTQPVEIAVRTGRLGAPSGQSSRGSQLPDPFANTPSTRPDPLADELEEDEPTIPRGDSDLFLRASLDRDDVYVGEQVTLSLYIYSRVDLSSVDSVTMPKLEGFWTEEVESPTQLSGEQKIVDGVPYRAYLLRRRAIFPVRPGALSITPAEADITTGFLFAGHRVHRVSNALKVKVKALPPGAPAGMSNAHVGNWRLSMDVSQTRVELGQPVTVKVILEGVGNVKNVTPPKLTGPAALKIYDPTTTDKVAPQRNRVQGRRVVEYLVMPQRTGTFTLPALEFPYFDPRLESYEVARTDPVTITVEAGAGGVSALPASPSQVADAANEQKNVLTAGGLRPVRYQARFVAPSEPPWRRAFFVPAVLAPVGLLLGLALIGGVRGRLATRTEADRGRQQAKAARRRLAEAEKLQGGANVGAFYGEVEKALHGFLEARLGMPVGGLTREVLAERLTHAGADAERRSRVLFVLEACDIGRYGGGGNPAERQKVMDAAAAAMEGWA